A window of Drosophila santomea strain STO CAGO 1482 chromosome X, Prin_Dsan_1.1, whole genome shotgun sequence genomic DNA:
TAGTTTCGCCTTAGATCTTTTCGCACATACCCGTACAGTGGACTGTAAGAatgcatttgccatttaataGTTTCTCAGTTAGCTGGAAAATATAGCAAGTGCAGAAAATGACACTGGAAAAAGTATTTCCGAATCGGAAATCAAAAAAGTATTTCTCAAACTGAAATCAATAAAGTATTtctaaaactaaattaaaaaagtatttctaaaactgaaatcaaaaaagtatttctaaaactaaaaacaaagaaGTATTTCTGaaactaaaaatgaaaaaagaagTATTTCTGAAACTGAAATCAAAGAAGTATTTCTGAAACTGAAATCAAAGAAGTATTTCTGAAAGTGAAATCAAAAAAGTATTTCTGAAACTAAAATCAAAGAAGTATTTCTGAAATCAAAGAAGTATTTATGTAACTGaattcatttaattcaattttgaCCAGCTTTACATTGTTTAcattatttgcattatttcACGAATATTTCCAAAActatttaatacaaattgaataaaatcaGGCAGACATTTTTGGATCAACAAATAACGAAACGAAATCAACACAAGTCGCACATacacaaaaatttcaaaacgTTTGTGTAGATCAAGAGATTTTATGAAGTGTAAGATAATCAAACTTGTATTAGGTTTCCCTTTCGGAATCTTTTGTGCAATTAAATCCCATTTAATTGGCAAGTTTTTGGAATTTCAAAATCCAAGGCACTTAACTTTTACCTATTTGTAAAAAACTTTATAACCTTCTTCCTTTCTTAAAAACCACTTTTCAAATGGTGCTACATGGTAGCTTTTGATTTTGGTAGGTCACCATTTCCATCATAGCAAtgtagtatatatatattttttatattgcGAGTCCATTGATTTTTTCCCGTGTATAAACCTCTATATGCATGGAACGTGAAAATTGTaaacaattgtttttatggcaTCACTCgcaaaaacagaaagagaGCCAACCCAGTAGCCCTGAAACTGCTTAAGTCTTGAAATTCTGATTCCGAATCTACGACTGAAATCCGGGAATGATTCAGTTGGTGGCCCCATTTCCCATGTCCCCATATCACCACGTTGTCCCTTTGCAGGAGGAGCGAAAGGCCAATGGACGCCTGGTGGCGGTGATCGTCTGTTTTCTGGGTGAGTTTTTTGGGGATTTAAGTAACAGctaacagaaaaaaaatatattaaaaaaaaagaaaattaaatacagtAAAGGAATTGCCATCGAATTGCTTGGGGGGTTGTAAGCGAGGTACGACTGTAGCACGAACTCACTCAATGGATCCATCTCCACAGTGCTCTTCCTGGCGGTCTACCATGCCTGCGTCCGGAAGTCGGAGAACTCGCTGGCTGGCGTCCTGGTACCGGCGGGCATCATGCTCTCCTACGGCGCCTGGGTGGTCGTCCTGGCCAAGAGGGACAAGCACCGGCGAGCCATGTTTGTAGGACACCTCAATTCAATTCCATGCGAATGCAATGCCTAGAGATGCCCACTTTCATTTTGCAGGAGCGCCACATCGAGGAGGTGACGCTGAAGAACAAGATcgagctggaggagaagcATGCACGCCACGCGAAGAAGACGCAGTCGCATCATGGACACTCCGGCACTGATTCCACGGGCAGTGCCTCCAGTTCGCTGCACTATGTGAACGAGCTGCTGCCGACTGCTGGCGGTGGTGAGCATCGCAAGAAGCAGCGACGCCATCGCCACAAGGAGCGCTCCGTGGAGCGGGAGGATCATCATCAACGCAGCCATCAGCGCCAACAGACGCCGGACATTGGTGTGCATCGTGGGCCGCCCAAGAGGCCCAGTTTCCGGCAGAAGCTCTTCGGCCAGACCATCGCCCATGTGAAGCTGGTGGAGGCGCAGAGCGACAGCACGGATTCCGCTGGCGGAACGGGAACtggaacgggaacgggaacgggtTCGAAACCAGGTCGCAGTACGGCTGGTGCCAAGCCCCATCCCGGCGAGAAACGCCAGCGGCTACAGCGCCTGGACACATTGCCCCTGGCGCAGGTGGTGCGTGTCAGCTCGATTCCGTGAGATATACCTAGTATACATTGGATGTCGGATGTTGGATGTATGGATGGATATATAGTATGGATCCATGGGTATggatgtatgtacatatgcatgtgGAAGTGGagtagtgttttttttttggtttttttttgtggggcGGAGGGCCAACCTCGCGATTGTAtcgaataaataaatgtattataaaaaatataaacaggAAATTGGCATTTATAAATAGACGGCAATCAAAGGAAGGAAACGTTGCGATCTCCGTAACGAAATCAATGCTAAATACGTGAGAATTCTATGGTGCACACAGCTCTGCCCATCTGGGTTTGTCGAAAAACAAATCATTGGctccaaatattttccaaatttgttGTGTTTACAATTGGTTTTTAGTAAGTTGTAAAACTAAATTATGTAACTGCATAAATAATTAGTAACATAAATAAGTAATTCCATGTTGTTGTTTATTCTTGCTACTTCCTAACTGGAAATGGTTATGTTTTTCGTAGAAATCACCTTCAAAAGTTTTTGTACATCGGCTGTGCATTTCCATTGTTTGTCCGAATTAATGGTGGCGTTATTTTTAACGATCAGCACTATCCGTAGTTGTTCTGCGTGCCTAGAGACGCGGAGTGGGCGATCATTACGGGCACATTGTTTTCGGTCATTGGTTAAtgttattacaatttaatagTTTACATGTGGTGGACCACACTGGGCCGCCATTGGCCCACCGGTCAAAGGAATTCCCCCAGAAACAGAAGCCACACTTGTTTACTTGGCGGGAATTTCGCAGCGAGGACCAGTGCCGCCATCTATGTCTGGGGTTGCGGAAAGTTGGGTACATTTCTGGACAATAATGATCTGATCATTTCTAtcaataatattattgtaagttaaaatacataaatagtGAACTATAtataatgaataatatataatgaataatatataatgaataatatataatgaataatatataatgaataatatataacgaataatataaaatgaataatataaaatgcataatatataataaataatataaaatgaataatatataatgaataatatataataaataatataaaatgaataatatataataaataatataaaatgaataatataaaatgaataatataaaatgaatacatataatgaataatatatttgaaaatttaaattggaaaTATCAGCACTGATCCGAAAACATATCGTTCCTTCATctattaattaattccatTTGTCTATGGATACTTTGGTATTACAAGTAGCCAAATACATCATAACTAAAGTGAATTATTATCCAAATTTTATATGAAACAGCTGTTTCTTGAATATCGCAATGGCATAGTGGAAACTCATGCCACATCTCACGCTGTAATATCGATATGCAGACACGCATCTAGTGGAGTCCCCCTGGCTTATCGCTGGAAAGTATCGATAAGCGTATCGATATTCCGATACCAATTACCGAGCACACTGCGTTTGGCGACGCAGCGCGTCGGCATTTGAATTAAACGACGCGCCGAAAAGAAAAGTTGTTGCATTTGTTCGTATTTAGTTAGCCATGTTTTCGTTCTGTCAAAATTTTTCGGAAGTGTCAAAGTTTCGTAGTGGACCAGTGCGCTAGACTTGTTCAGTAATTCTCTATTCCTCGTACGGAGCAGGTGTGTCGACAGCCTACAgcttggaaaataaaaaatatatatatttttgtgagaAGTTtgtacataaaatatttttttttggtcgcGTTTTCGGTCGAGTCCCGTTTTTCGTTTCAATACAATATTGTGTCTAACGGGAAAAGTCCCGTTGCTGGTTGCCCACAATCATACACTTTTTAATACACTTACACATACGCGCGCACGCATACGCATACGCACACATACGCATACGCACACatacgcaaacacacacatacgcatacgcacacatacgcaaacacacacattcgcaATGGACATGCGCAGCTGGCGTAAGGTCCTACTCCAGTGGGTAAGTGAATCCCGCATCGCGCACTGGCGTTCATCTAGAGTAACCCAATCCTTCGGCAGATTGGCGAGTGCCAGTTTATCGAGCCAAACTACATTAGTTTGGAGCAGTCGGACATAGAGTCCTTCTACGCGGTCTACATTCAAAAGATCCAGGAGACGGAAACGTTGACGGAGGAGGGGAAGACGGCGCTGCAGGCTCAGCCCAATGAATACCGCCCCTTGTTGCAGGAATTCCTCTCACGTAAGTTTCGTTTCCTGGTGAAAAAATGTTCCCTTGCCTGCGCATGTATATGTGATGTCCTTGAAATGATTCCTACCTTGATGTACCCTGTATGTACAATGACATGCATTTTTTCGATGCAGAAAACTATACCGAGTTCAGTGCCCAAATAGATGACCGCGGAGACCTGCTGTCTTCGGATTACCTGTACGTGTACACGCTGTTGTTGCAGTACTCGTGCGTGAAGAAGCCAAGCGTGTTCTTTCACAGCATCTGCAACAAGCTGCCGGAGCTGACGCAGACTTGCATCGCATCCTTCCTTGGAGAGACAGTAGATAAGCTATTGACGCGACAATATCTACGTCAGACGATCGCCAATGTGGCAGCTATTTACCGACAGGAGGCTTCCGTCTCAGTCAGCCCAAGTCAACGCAGCAACATCCAGAGTCCCGATCCGAGGGTCGATGATGCGGCATGCTCATCCTCGCCCTCATCGACATCGTCACAGCCGTCGAGCAGCACGCCACAGTTGCAAAAATATCGCGAACGGCTTCTCCTACATATTTCTGCCTCCGAAATGCCACCTCCGCCGACCCCGAAAACGGAGCTACTGGAGCAACGAACCAAGGAGCTGCGCGGTCTTCGTTCCCAACTGGAGATGGTGCGCTACGAGAAGACCgtgctggaggagcagcaatTGGAGAAAGACGATCTCATCAAAGTTCTTAACAGAGGTTAGAATGCTTTGAGCATCATAATGTGTTACATGTAATTTCATAATTACATAATTTGCATTACAGAGAAAATGATGGCCAAGATTGAACTGGAAAAACTGAAGAATGCAAAACTGGCCGAAGAGCAGCATGATGACGAGAACTACGTCATGCCATATGAGTATGAACATGTAGGTAGACCAACAGATGGCTCACAGGTAGCGGGAGCTATAAACCAATAAAACTTTACCTTATTTCAGATGAAGGGCACTCTCTTAAAGGAAATCGGTCAAAAGGAGGATGTCATCGCCGAGATTAGCGATAAGCTGCATGATTTGCGCGCCGAAAAGTCCGGGCTGTCCGAGAGGGTAAGCTACCTGTTCGGTTTTATAGCCACTAGAAACAACTAGGCCTAAATGGTTTGCAACTGTACAGATTACATTCgtttacaatattttattcaacGCTTTCAATGTATATGCAATGAAAACTAATATGTTATATCTTTGATTTCTTTTATAGCTAAATGCGACGGGAGAAAGATTGTTGCAGTATGCGGACCGCATCCGAGTGCTAGAAGGCCGTATAGAAGACCTGACCCGTTTGCTATCGTCCAGGGACGATAGGATCTCGTCCCTGGAGCTCGATAAACAGGAATTGGATCAGTGTCTTCAGGAAGCACGCGAAGAGTTGCACAACCGACGTGAGGTCTTAAACTCCTCCTCCGATTTGCTTAACTGTTCTATGTCTCCGAACACCACGCCCGAGAATCTGGCCAGTTCTGTGATTGACAAGCAGTTACGCGAGAAGGAGCACGAGAATGCCGAGCTgaaggaggagctgcagaAGCGAAACAATTCCCAGCTGGAGCTCTGCCAGGCCCTGTCAAGTTTCCTGCAGAAGCACAACATCGCTCACGAGTTTCCGGTAGAATGGACGTCGTCGTCCCTATTGTCCAGCATTTCTGCGATCGAGAGTAACTTTGTCGAAACGGTGAACAAGAGTGCGCAAATTATGTTGGACTTCGAAATTCAGGCTGCGCACGTCAAAAAACTACTAGGAAAATGCCAGTTGTTATCTGGGTCCGTGGAGTGCCAGCAAAAGGAGCTAGAGGAGGCCAAGGCCACAATAGCGGAGCTAATGGACTCGGCTTTGGAATCGAGCCGTGAATATAGCATTATGCTGAGGTCTTATGATATAAAAGTAGCCGATATAACATCGAAAAGCAACGAACTGCAGTTGGACAACGAAAGACTTAATGAAAAATGCACTGAGCTTATTTCGATGGTTGCCATCGGGGATGAACATCTGGCCGATATCAATGTGAAACTAAGTGAGAAAGAACAGCAGATGAAAGTTGTGGGCGCTGAAATCCGTGATCTGCGTGCAAGGAATTTATTACTTAAAAATACGCTCAGCGAAATCGCAGATAAAGCATCTAGTGAGGCAATGCATACGCAGAATTTGCAGCACAGCTATCGGTTTGTGAGATCAAAGTATGAAGAGTGCCGAAGAGAACTAATTGCCAGGAACTCTTTCCAAGATGAGTTGGCCAGGATGTTGAATGTGCCAGACTGGGAGACCATGAATAGTCGCATAAGCCAGTTGATCGAGATGCAGGCGGAACATAATGAACTTCACTTAGCCCATGCACGGAAGGAGAAGCAATTGGATGAGCTCAGTGCTCAACACGACAAGCTGATGCTGACCCAAGTGAAGCTTGAGAAAACGTGTATAGAAAAGGAGTTCGAAATAGAAGAGAATATTTTACAGCTACAGGAATTTGAAGAGCATAACAAGAATCTTGATCGTTTTCTTATCCGCATCATTACTCTCTTAGGAGGTAGCATCGACCGGAAATCATCGACCTCTCTGGAATCTGTGAAAATTGAACAGCGATTTGCCGATATTGAAGCGTTAATTGAGAAGCAATTGCAATCTGCTGATGCTCTTAAGGAGGACTTCAATGATCTTCAAGCGAAAAACGAAGAACTCGTTTTGAATACTATCCAAGGATTAAAAAACCGCGAGAGAATCGTCGCTTCTTTAGAGATGAAGTCCGAAAAACTGAGGGACACCCTAACAGCGCTAGAAAAAGaactcagcagcagcaacgaaAAGATAGCCCAGCTGCAAAATGCACTAAGCGAGGAGCATCGCAATTCGGAAGCAGTGTCACAGAGGTTAGACCAAGCGCAGCAGGAAATCGAAGGCTACCATGTGGAAGCCCTTAGGTTTCTGACCACCATTAGCGATCGCCTTCAACAAGATTTCGATGGCGCTAACACTCCCCAACAGCTGGGTATTCGTATGACCCAGTTTTTGGAAATGTATGACCAGATGGAGGTGCGGTACCTGGAGTCCTCGTCGATGGTAGATCAGCTGACACAATCTAGGGCACAACTGGAGCAGCAAGTGGCTGAGCTACTGGAAGATGTGGCTAGTAAGCAGGTTGCTATCCAGGAGTCATCGTCGTTGGTAGAACAGCTTACCCAATCTAAGGCGCAACTGGAGCAGCAAGTGGCAGAGCTACAGAAAGAGGTTGCTACTCAGCAGGCTAATAACCAGCAGTCAGGACCCATGATCAAACAGCTGAACGACACCATCCAAAACCTCGAGAGTGTTAACGCAAAGCTAAGCGAGGACAACCATGTATCGCATACTGCTCGTTTGGATATGAGTGATTCTCTGTTGAAAGCGCAAAATGAGCTTAAACGTCGCATAAGCAGAGTCGTCCATCTGGAGTCCTCGGAAAGACGCATAAACAACGAGTTGTCCGACTGTAAAGAAGAGATGCATAAACTGAAAAAGGAACTCGAGTTTTCTGAAGAGAGATTTGACATGATGAAGCTCTTGTATGAAAAACAGTTTGATGCTCTTGAAGTTATTTGTGACAAAGAGACCGAGGAAAAAGAAGATTTGCAAATAAATCTCACGGCAACTGAAGAGATGTATTTGAAATCGGAAGAAAAGCtcaaaaaaattgtaaagACTTATGAAGATGAGCACGACAGGCTTTGCCAAGAACACGATAAGCGCTGCAGAGATGTTACAAAGCGTTGCAAAGAACTGGAAGAGCAATTGGCTGAGAAGGAACGCTATTCGACCCAACTGGCAGAAGCGCAAGTCAAAGACAAGGAGGAACTGCTATGTCTGAAGGCAAAGCTAGAGGAAGACCAAAACCTTGTAGCTAGCCTGAAAGTGAACCTGGAAAAGAAGCAGGGAGACGTAGATGGTTTAAAGACGGCCCTTGATGCACAAACGAAAATTTCAGATAATTGGCGGAGTCAAACGGATGCTGCACAGCGAGATGTCTTCCTGGCTAAGGAGCGCTTAAAGAAGTCAGAGCGTGAGTTCGAAGTGAGTCTGGCCACCCTTGAAGACCAGATCGAAACATTGGAGGACCGCCACACCCAGACGGAAGCTGAGCGCGCAACTGCCTACGAGCGGATCAATATGTTGGAGGCGCGTTGTCAAGAGAAGGATGTAACAATCCGTACACTGCAAGGGGAAATCGAAAGGGTCGAGCACTTGCAGCATCAGCTACAATCGGAGATGGGTAGCCACAACTCGTTGGTGGAACAACTTAACCGACAGTTGGCAGGAAAAGCTAGTGAGCTTTTGGATGTGCAGAATCGCCTGGAAACTGCAATCGCCGAGCGCAACCAGCCCAATGAACAACTAGCACACATCTCCGAACTGCAGCATCGTTTGGAAGCGGAGACCGCCGATCGTATACAGGCCCAGAAAAAGCTGACTGAGCTCACCGACCGGTTAAACGAAGTGGTCCAGGAGTTGGAGAGCACTCGGCTCGAGCATGGCGCCCAGAAACTCAGGATGGAGGAGAGGGCTCGTGAAGCTGACCAAAACAATGGCGAGTTGACGGAAAGTCTCGAATTCTATAAGCAGCGCCTGGATACGCTTGAACGTCTACTTGCCGCCTGCAACGAAGAGTTGGCCGATCTAAATTCCGGCCGGGCTAAACTGACGGAGGCTACGCCAGATCTTGGCGCCACATATAGCACGGCTGATGAACGCCAAAGCGAGTCGGATCAGGAGGCGCGGAGCAACAAGCTGGTGCTAGACTGCCAGATACTGCAGGCCAAGTATCGCGATGCCAAGGATGAGATACAGCGCTGCGAGCAGAAGATAAAGGACCAGCGTCTGGAGATGGAGGGCAAGCTGGACAAGATGAAAAACAAGATGGTAAGTCGCTGCGAACTACTACAACGAGATTCCAAAACCGTAATTACTGGTGCCCATAAAATGGCATGGTCGCAAGGTGTCTATTACGTGCTCCGTGCCATCATCCATCGCTTGCATTGTGCCACCAAGTTCAGGCTGGTGTCCACTGTCAtgcacattttccatttggctgGCTCCTGAAGACAACTAGATGGCATAGTGTCCACAGAGATGTGATCCGATCCTAGCACCATGCCATTTCCCACTTACTGTTTGACTTCTTTGCTTTTGCTTGTGCATGTTTATGTTGTCGTCGTTTTGTTTTACTAACTAGTTTTTAAATAAGACGTAGCTGATGTTATAAACCAATTTTTACAGCTTCTTAATCTTCATAAAGGGGAGACgtaaaacataatttttgaacaagaatttaatttgaattttatgaaCTAAAAAACACATCCATTTCCGATACAAAACAGCCATAACCGTAATGCATTACCAAGTTCTGAACCCCGCGGCAGGTCCTAGTTAGATATTCAAATTTGCTTTAGCGATTGCAGCCAACTAGATTTATTTAACTCTCACTGTGCCTCATCatacaattaaaattgctttttCTTTCCTTCCTCTCTCCACCTCACAATTCCCCACAACGGATATCACCCATACGCACCACAATCCCATACGAAACCACCGTTCCCGTTGCCCCAAATCCTTAACCTACCTATACGTCATATGCCCCTTGACACCTGAAGTCACAGACGGGTACTACGGAcagtccgagtccgagtccgagtcggagtcggagtccgagtccgagtccaaatcggagtcggagtcggagtccgagtccgagtccgagtcggagtccgagtccgagtgATACGTACGTTATGaaccaggaggaggagggacGCCATGGAGGATGCTGTGAAATGATTCTGCTTTATGTGGGCTCAGTTTTAGCTATAGCTttattcttattttcctttatctACCTTAATGAGATGGATGTCGTGCTTAAGAGACGCAAACCCTTCGAGTTTTAGGCTGACATATGACTTTTGGTAGACTTTGTTATTagctttttacattttgtgaTATGTATTAAGTCATATTTGATAAATGAGCATTGATGCATTGCCATAAatgtgtttgtatttttttttttatgttgtttgTATTGCCCTCACTGTCCTCACTTCTGTCTCTCACTCACTTTCGTCCTTTGAAATGCGTGCCGCCCAAAACCCACACGCATCTCCGCCTGTATAAACACTGCCCTAACTCGGTCACGTTcacccacacgcacacgcacacgcacacggaCACTTGACACACCACCATCCATCTGTAGCGCTCCTTATATACGGCCGAGGTGACGCGCATGAAGGAGAAGCAGGAACGGGATGCGTCCAAGAGCGCAGCGGAGATGGAGGCACTCACCGCTCAGGTAAATATGATCGCAGCTTGTACTGTGTTATGGTATTAATTCCATTTACTTTCAGAATGCCAAATACGAAGAGCATACACGCAAGCTGTCCAACCAGATTGTGCGTTTGAACGAGAAGATCCtggagcagcagaagcagcacgCGATCATTAGCACCAAGTTGCGCCACCTGCAAATGCAACCCATTAGCGAAACGAAACCATCCAGCACAACGCTCACCGTTTCGTCCAGTTCGTCGTCGGCGGCGGCGAACGATGACTGGCAGCCCTTCAAGCGGCCCAATGTACCGTCCTCCAATTTGGCTATGGAAGATGAAGAGGGTGAGGTCTTTAACAACACTTATCTCACGGATCTGAAATTGGGCCGTGTTCCGGCAGACATGACGTAAGCACTGTGGTCTACCCAATCTGAATGCTCAATATTATGgtgttattttgtttgttcCACGCAGAGCCGAGGAGCTGATTTATCGGAATTCGTTGCAACCGCCGCATCTGAAGAGTACTTATGCTGCGCAGTACGATTTGTGCAGCCAGGACGAAGATCTCAAAGTAAGCGTTGGCAATTCACCGACGTCCGTTGCCAGATTCACTGGCAGTAGTAGCAGCAGCATCCACAAGACCACAAACGGCACAAACACTACACCATTGAAGGCACAACAGCAGGCAGCCATGAAGGCTAAGTGGGCACGCATTTTGCGCCGCCCATAGATCCATTAATCTTAATCCTTAACTAGACACCGAGTGAGCTTTTGTCCGCGTTAAGTCTTTAGTTTGAAGCGTCTGTTGTGTCTATTGTTGTGTCCCTTGTAGCTGTgtcttgttttatattttttttttgtcacaATAATCCCGTTGTTGTCCAAGAACTTTGATGTCTTTAACTGCAAACTATATGTGTTCTCTTGCTATTCTTTGCAGGACGGACCCCATAGTCTGGATGACAGCATGAGTGCTCTGCTAAGCTCTTCGAGCACCGGAGCACGCAAGAAATCCATGGGCACCCACTATAAACGACCAGGACCGCCCACACCGAGCAAGAACGGCGGCCGTTTGTCGTTCGGCAGCTCGGAGCCGCCACGCGAGATCCTGCGTGAATTCGGCGATCATAACAATACCTCCAAGACGCCGGCGCGCTTCAAGTTCCTGACGCAGCGTTTCAGCGTTGGCAGCAGCGG
This region includes:
- the LOC120455102 gene encoding early endosome antigen 1 isoform X1 — encoded protein: MDMRSWRKVLLQWIGECQFIEPNYISLEQSDIESFYAVYIQKIQETETLTEEGKTALQAQPNEYRPLLQEFLSQNYTEFSAQIDDRGDLLSSDYLYVYTLLLQYSCVKKPSVFFHSICNKLPELTQTCIASFLGETVDKLLTRQYLRQTIANVAAIYRQEASVSVSPSQRSNIQSPDPRVDDAACSSSPSSTSSQPSSSTPQLQKYRERLLLHISASEMPPPPTPKTELLEQRTKELRGLRSQLEMVRYEKTVLEEQQLEKDDLIKVLNREKMMAKIELEKLKNAKLAEEQHDDENYVMPYEYEHMKGTLLKEIGQKEDVIAEISDKLHDLRAEKSGLSERLNATGERLLQYADRIRVLEGRIEDLTRLLSSRDDRISSLELDKQELDQCLQEAREELHNRREVLNSSSDLLNCSMSPNTTPENLASSVIDKQLREKEHENAELKEELQKRNNSQLELCQALSSFLQKHNIAHEFPVEWTSSSLLSSISAIESNFVETVNKSAQIMLDFEIQAAHVKKLLGKCQLLSGSVECQQKELEEAKATIAELMDSALESSREYSIMLRSYDIKVADITSKSNELQLDNERLNEKCTELISMVAIGDEHLADINVKLSEKEQQMKVVGAEIRDLRARNLLLKNTLSEIADKASSEAMHTQNLQHSYRFVRSKYEECRRELIARNSFQDELARMLNVPDWETMNSRISQLIEMQAEHNELHLAHARKEKQLDELSAQHDKLMLTQVKLEKTCIEKEFEIEENILQLQEFEEHNKNLDRFLIRIITLLGGSIDRKSSTSLESVKIEQRFADIEALIEKQLQSADALKEDFNDLQAKNEELVLNTIQGLKNRERIVASLEMKSEKLRDTLTALEKELSSSNEKIAQLQNALSEEHRNSEAVSQRLDQAQQEIEGYHVEALRFLTTISDRLQQDFDGANTPQQLGIRMTQFLEMYDQMEVRYLESSSMVDQLTQSRAQLEQQVAELLEDVASKQVAIQESSSLVEQLTQSKAQLEQQVAELQKEVATQQANNQQSGPMIKQLNDTIQNLESVNAKLSEDNHVSHTARLDMSDSLLKAQNELKRRISRVVHLESSERRINNELSDCKEEMHKLKKELEFSEERFDMMKLLYEKQFDALEVICDKETEEKEDLQINLTATEEMYLKSEEKLKKIVKTYEDEHDRLCQEHDKRCRDVTKRCKELEEQLAEKERYSTQLAEAQVKDKEELLCLKAKLEEDQNLVASLKVNLEKKQGDVDGLKTALDAQTKISDNWRSQTDAAQRDVFLAKERLKKSEREFEVSLATLEDQIETLEDRHTQTEAERATAYERINMLEARCQEKDVTIRTLQGEIERVEHLQHQLQSEMGSHNSLVEQLNRQLAGKASELLDVQNRLETAIAERNQPNEQLAHISELQHRLEAETADRIQAQKKLTELTDRLNEVVQELESTRLEHGAQKLRMEERAREADQNNGELTESLEFYKQRLDTLERLLAACNEELADLNSGRAKLTEATPDLGATYSTADERQSESDQEARSNKLVLDCQILQAKYRDAKDEIQRCEQKIKDQRLEMEGKLDKMKNKMRSLYTAEVTRMKEKQERDASKSAAEMEALTAQNAKYEEHTRKLSNQIVRLNEKILEQQKQHAIISTKLRHLQMQPISETKPSSTTLTVSSSSSSAAANDDWQPFKRPNVPSSNLAMEDEEGEVFNNTYLTDLKLGRVPADMTAEELIYRNSLQPPHLKSTYAAQYDLCSQDEDLKDGPHSLDDSMSALLSSSSTGARKKSMGTHYKRPGPPTPSKNGGRLSFGSSEPPREILREFGDHNNTSKTPARFKFLTQRFSVGSSGLPRDELPRRKRPNLLTGIHRRKLRQAVDFFCTSTPRKSRSYYDQQRLIRASDADKSEADVTEEEAIKVAAEGVPELEPLEDADQQGTPHLSTAALLALTKGNTRRLTGTTKPKKGRVSLSLHGNIFAKSRPAAFVAGKRVQLRRKLRRERMGRFDEARHLDEVRLSYSAQTPKSAENNNYSLHNRNEEHLPSQILMGQTMVLEGKRRMSPVVSTTFNVEEQSNTSQLQQQFEHENCATWAVLDGESVMEETQDDWHFEQLCKETESTAPFQLQPLDYKPIEEPVEPKFPQLVASCSNITANSCATNMTSASSCTLYSMGSVHMQPLPSVNITYVQSRPDTQLRKPTRHRSLMTHCRQFLRHLSLGERLIVGFALLVMVGLSSQLGDKLVLAITGVLAGMGLVFLTYSCNGLNEKRKPKHWESHKSQ